ATTACTTGGTGCTGCTAGTGGCTTCATGTCTCAGTGGATGTATGATGTGTGTTGGTAAACATGCTACAGACATGCAGTGGCAATGGGCAGGACAGTTACATTCTTTGCTTTCTCTGTTTATCAACCCAGTGTCTTTGAgcattattatgatgatgatgattattaatatcattatcattatcacaaTTATTATTGATGAATTAGGTCGTTTCAAGTCGAGTTTCCCCTAAAAGTACAGGATGTGCTGCATTGCTGGAGAATGACTCAGCTTGCAATGCGTAGTTTGACACAGCCTGTGACTCAGCTGCACTGCCTCTGCAAGCAAAGAGCTGCCCTCCACTTGTTATGCTCGTCCCGTGCTTTCTACACCGACACAGTCTCTTCAATGCAGCGCTTTCCCATCAGGAGCTGAATCGTTTCACAGTTAGACTCTTGACTCATGCAGTAcaccagatttattttttaagagcGTGACTCATGATAAAAGcaaaatacaatatatactgtatgtatagcATATAGGTATTATAGAGAGGTAGTGTTGAAGCTCGTTTTTAGATAGTGGGCTCTTTACTTTTAATGAACCATAACTTATTTTTTCTCACAGATTCCCCATTTGAAGGCCACTTGTGTTTTACTGCTGAGGCTTCGCTATCTCTTAAATAAAATCTCCTCAGTACAATGTTATCACATATATCATGTGCAATACTTAAAGATCATATTAATCATGTTACCTTAAAACAGTGCAATAACTATCATATTTATCATACCACTTAAATACACTGTGTAATATTCATGTTATTTATCATACTTATCTATAACCGTCCCTTTATTGGCATTGTATGCTTTTTGCACCTATGTTACCTCAACTTGTGTTTACTAATTGTTTAATAAAGAACTTTTTTTAATACTTCTACTGCTTATATTCATATTGTATTGTTGAATAAATCTTGAATAAATagcttaaaatgaaaacatagaaaTTAATTTTTATGAAGTGAAAGTGTGAAACTCCTCTTCccttctgtgtttcctgtctcatTGTGTTGTACCCTATtaaaaagagcaaacacactATCAAAGTTAACTCACCCTGTGTTGTTTGGAGTGCCCCATATATTGTGAATGTTGTCGACCACTCTTCTCTGAAGTGTGACTGGTAACTGTGGAGACTGTGTCTCTGGCCCTGGATGAATCTGATTTTGAAGATGAAGACTCATATCCCACGCCTGCGCCTGCAGCCTGGGCCGAGGATGGAGGTGAGCTGGCGGGTCTCTGGTGACCAGAGTCCGGGTGCACCTGCAGAGGTGGGTTATGGTGGGGATGCTGGGTTTGTGGACAGTGAGCGGCAGTGTGCTGCGGTTTACGGTGGTGATGTTGTTTGGGTTGGCTGGGTTCAGGACTGGTGCTGGTGCCATCAGTAAGGTGAGGGCCACATCTGCCATATCTGTCTCTTGACACAGAGCCTCCGGTGGGCGACGGCCTCCTGTCTTTAGGGATGTTTCCGAGATGAGTATTGTGGCTGGCAGGGTGAGCCTGTTGATGAGGCGGGGGGCTACCGTGATGGTTCCGAGCTACATATGAGTTCAGCTTGTCAGGATTGGAGCAGTCTGAGTGTTTCCGAGAGCTGCTGCGAGCTGCCTTCTCCTGTCTGTTGTGCTGTTGGGGatgctgctccctctcctctgccaaGCTCTGTCTGTGCTTCTTGGGTGGGAGCTGAGGTTTGACTGGAGCAGGTGTCTGGGGGGCGGTGGCAGCCGTCTTCccagtagatttatttttgttcacgCCCAAGTTGGTGAGATCTGACGGACTTATAACCTGTTTTGTAATCTCGTCTAGAAAGGCTGAGAATTGCAGCTTTCCTTGCACAAAATTTGACCTGGCTTTCTGTATCTCAGTTTGAGTCGTCCCTTTACCTTTCTGTCCACTCGCATCTCGTCCTTTGGAAACTCTGGGTGACAGCACCTCCATGGACTTTGCCTTGCGAATGTCAGTGTTAGGCTTCTTGTTCTTGAGGATGCCTTTGCTGGGTAGCTGGCTGGAGGACACTGCTCTCTTTGGGCCCCTGGATACCCCAAGCAGAATATCCTCCTCACTAAAAGCAAGACTACGATTCAAACTGGCTGTCTTATACAGAGGCCCATAGTTCATGTGCGAAGCCCTGGATTGTTCTCCTGCAACATCACTTTCGTTACACTGCAGAAGGCCTTCTTCACTCCTGCTGTGACCACGgtcaagagaagaaaaaccagGCTTTCCCCTCTGCTGTGAGCTTCCATGTATCTCATCACAAACACTTACTTGTTTGCCATGTCTGATTGAGGCAATTACGATGGGCTCGCTGCTGTCGTCTTCCTGAAACCCTCTGCGCACATCTAAGATGTTGGAGCAGGACAGAGAGTGCTGTGGCCGCACAGCATGACGGAGAGAGAAGGGATCATTAGCGCTCCCCTCTGTGaaccaggaggaagaggaggaggaggaggaggatgaagaaaggGAAGAGGATGAGGCCCTTGAGATGGTCACAGGGGTGTGGTGATTGTAAAGTATCTCGTCCTCTTCGCTGAGGGGAAGTGGCTGTGTTTTGTGGCGATGGTGGGCATCGTGGTGAGGGCTGTCATGGAGATAGTGACCatgatggtggtgggggtgacCATGGCTTTCATCCGTATTTCTGTCTGAGTCATCAAACATTGTGTACCTAcagcaaagtttaaaaaaaaggcaaaggaaaatgaacaaaatcaaTGATGCAACTGCACCAATCAGTGCACATAACCGACATGATACGATACATAAACAATGATTGTGCATAGTTTTTACTTATAATCCCTTCTGGTTTCTGATTATTTGAAGGATCAATTATAACATACAAATGCATTAATTCAGAATCTCTTCATTACAGTGGCAAATATAAATAACTTTTCAAGCTAAAATATCATTACAATTTAACATAAACCTGGGccaacattccccttaaattcaatcgagcagcaccaaactgcacaaactcatagaaatcagtcccgtaaatatgccagatttttcttttatcaaagtctatgagtcattaaaaaaaaaagaagccctatctcacaatgttaaagaaataacaaaaaagaaagcatGAAAATTGTTTTACTAAATCCAGGATCTGCGCCataattgaatgggttctccgctgacccacaccacagccttccaccaggttttgtggtaatctgtctgGAAGTTTTTTAAGTAATATTTCTTATAACAAACAAACTAtacaactaacaaacaaacaaaaagccagTGTTGAAACATCCCCTCCTACGTGAATGTAACTAACCAACCTACCTGTGTGACTGAGGGTCTTGGTGATGgggaaaatgatgatgatgatggtggtggtgccTCCGTAGCTGGATCTCGTCCGGGTCAGAGGGGTTGTGAACAGGCTTAAAATACTTCTCCATCACCTGTCTCTTTCCTGGTGTTAGGCTGTGGACGCTGTACTGGTTGGGTTTACTATAAAAGTGGCAACGATCGAGGTCCGTGTGAATAATCTACTGCTTCTCAGGAGGTCTATTATTTTTCAATGATAATATTTTTCTCTATAAATCTACAGTGTATGTATCGATGTCAGCTGCAAAGATCATCACTTCAGACCTGACAATTATCTAACGTTCTGACCACAACAAAGTAAGATGTCCTAGGCTAGTTGATAAGCCTTCAAAAATGTGAAAGTCTCTACTGAAGATAAATCCACAAGTGTTTTAGCAAAGAATCCAGCTGCAGTACCTCTGAATAAGTTTGTCTCCCTCAGCGTCTGGCTGCAGAATAATGGAATTCGGCTCGTGACCAAAGGATGTATGAGCTCCTGGATGGTGGTTTGGTTTTGCATCATGCCTGATGTAACAGCTGGGTGTTCACTGAAGCAGCTGAAAAAGCGGGACATTTGTCCCCATAGAGGACACAATCGAAACAAGCCCTGCGGCCAGGATCTATAACGGGCTTTGTTTAACCCATGGTTACTGGTTGAAAGTGGGGTTTGCTCATGTGTTTGCGCTGCCTCACACATCTTCTTTATCTTTATATCCTATTAACttgtgtgacatttttttaaactttgttttcattagtattgtataataatatacaAAAGCATGAGCCAAAGCTATTGAACTGCCCACAGCTGCCCCATTGATTTTAAAAGGTTTCTTGTGGTCATTCACCCGAGGCCTTTGTAATTACATTTAGGATGAGCAATATGACAATATATCTATCATTcagtttttcccttttaatattttgatattaTCTCCTTTAATATGTTAGGTTGTATTAACTAATTGTCTGCAATGTTGCAAATCAGTGAGTGAGATGGTAAGATGGGATTTTTCAAAGCCGTTTCCCTCAGTGTGGTTGAGTacttgtttctatttttatttttttatcttgaacagtttatttattttacctcttttaatattttcattcaaCTCTTTTATTGTGCTTGTTTTTAACAGTGCTTTCTGACTTTGAATTGTTTCCTTTgaattttgtctctgtgtggtttttttCTTGTCATAATTAGTAGTTCAATGTTTCTAGTCCACCCTTGAACGTTTGGTTTCCCGTTGCAGTACTGTCTTGTACATTTTAACTCTATTGCACATAGTGGTCGCTTTTATTCTGCTAGTTTCTGGTAGCCTGCTGTTAATCGTATGTCTATCTGTGTTAGTACACTGAATGCAACTACACCTGAGTCAAATTCCTGG
The Hippoglossus stenolepis isolate QCI-W04-F060 chromosome 7, HSTE1.2, whole genome shotgun sequence genome window above contains:
- the si:ch211-276i12.4 gene encoding uncharacterized protein si:ch211-276i12.4 → MEKYFKPVHNPSDPDEIQLRRHHHHHHHHFPHHQDPQSHRYTMFDDSDRNTDESHGHPHHHHGHYLHDSPHHDAHHRHKTQPLPLSEEDEILYNHHTPVTISRASSSSLSSSSSSSSSSSWFTEGSANDPFSLRHAVRPQHSLSCSNILDVRRGFQEDDSSEPIVIASIRHGKQVSVCDEIHGSSQQRGKPGFSSLDRGHSRSEEGLLQCNESDVAGEQSRASHMNYGPLYKTASLNRSLAFSEEDILLGVSRGPKRAVSSSQLPSKGILKNKKPNTDIRKAKSMEVLSPRVSKGRDASGQKGKGTTQTEIQKARSNFVQGKLQFSAFLDEITKQVISPSDLTNLGVNKNKSTGKTAATAPQTPAPVKPQLPPKKHRQSLAEEREQHPQQHNRQEKAARSSSRKHSDCSNPDKLNSYVARNHHGSPPPHQQAHPASHNTHLGNIPKDRRPSPTGGSVSRDRYGRCGPHLTDGTSTSPEPSQPKQHHHRKPQHTAAHCPQTQHPHHNPPLQVHPDSGHQRPASSPPSSAQAAGAGVGYESSSSKSDSSRARDTVSTVTSHTSEKSGRQHSQYMGHSKQHRDTICDADHLQALQEENADLHQNLLQTVVCIESLEAELQRTRDELSHVKEKYKSLLETHSGTKQANNLLGEHLHIASESLSSERKYLLNRVSQLSSELEDTHRTIAAMENINVPYLIRDLLEKHFNSSEAIQKFLTASAPISRLATSLPGDGQSHSPNMVEAASDRLTKSEAGLQRVTAFMPFKQGTPTTATEACLSNQHESSHSPPISVADISAAIYKKMAAGYAARPQPLYPQSQKQPPMGTNHTDTPLAPQKAHVGGDSWGGKGGIEVTLLEQDVVDVTSLSAQQILDEFMQQLQAHKEVGGGTEPEVRQEWVEGAEQTGKVAE